In Triticum urartu cultivar G1812 chromosome 6, Tu2.1, whole genome shotgun sequence, the following proteins share a genomic window:
- the LOC125517289 gene encoding serine/threonine-protein kinase STY13-like: MAEGARFHGMVGGGGKGMQENEFNGFFSMPYYQKIGEGSHMSVDSTDNYNLAGGSVTMSVDNSSVGSNESRTVILKHPGLRDAPTASYSVGNSVFRPNRVAAHTLNEDALARVLMDPNHPTEILSKYQQWAIDLGRLDMGVPFAQGAFGKLYRGTYIGEDVAIKLLEKPENDIERAQSLEQQFVQEVMMLSTLRHPNIVRFIGACRKSIVWCIITEYAKGGSVRQFLAKRQNKSVPLRLAVKQALDVARGMAYVHALGFIHRDLKSDNLLIAADRSIKIADFGVARIEVKTEGMTPETGTYRWMAPEMIQHRPYDHKVDVYSFGIVLWELITGMLPFTNMTAVQAAFAVVNKGARPAIPHDCLPSLTHIMTRCWDANPEVRPPFTEIVCMLENAEMEVVSHVRKARFRCCVAEPMTTD, from the exons ATGGCTGAAGGGGCAAGGTTTCATGGCATGGTTGGCGGTGGCGGCAAGGGGATGCAAGAGAACGAGTTCAATGGCTTCTTCAGCATGCCCTACTATCAGAAAATTGGGGAGGGCTCCCACATGTCTGTCGACAGCACTGACAACTACAACCTCGCCGGTGGCTCCGTTACCATGTCTGTGGACAACAGCAGTGTGGGCTCGAACGAGTCCCGCACCGTCATACTTAAGCACCCGGGCCTCCGTGATGCCCCAACTGCAAGCTATTCGGTTGGCAACAGCGTCTTTCGTCCCAACCGTGTGGCTGCGCACACCCTAAATGAAGATGCATTGGCCAGGGTTCTGATGGACCCAAATCATCCAACAGAGATACTTAGCAAGTACCAGCAGTGGGCCATTGATCTGGGGAGGTTGGATATGGGGGTTCCCTTTGCACAGGGAGCCTTTGGGAAGCTGTACCGGGGTACCTACATTGGAGAAGATGTTGCCATTAAGCTGCTGGAGAAGCCTGAAAATGATATCGAGAGAGCACAATCGTTGGAACAGCAGTTTGTCCAAGAAGTTATGATGTTATCTACCCTAAGGCACCCAAATATAGTAAGATTTATAGGGGCTTGCAGGAAGTCAATTGTGTGGTGCATTATTACTGAGTATGCAAAAGGTGGCTCAGTCAGGCAGTTCCTGGCAAAAAGGCAGAACAAGTCGGTACCTTTGAGGCTGGCTGTCAAACAAGCATTGGATGTTGCGAGGGGAATGGCATATGTGCATGCTTTGGGATTTATCCACAGGGACCTGAAGTCGGATAATCTTCTAATTGCAGCAGACAGATCCATTAAGATTGCTGACTTTGGAGTTGCTCGAATTGAAGTGAAAACAGAGGGGATGACACCAGAGACAGGAACCTACCGCTGGATGGCACC GGAAATGATCCAGCACAGGCCTTATGATCATAAGGTTGATGTCTACAGCTTTGGGATTGTCTTGTGGGAGCTTATAACTGGCATGCTTCCTTTCACAAACATGACAGCTGTTCAGGCGGCTTTTGCTGTTGTAAATAAGGGTGCTCGTCCAGCAATCCCACATGACTGCCTGCCTTCCCTAACCCACATCATGACGCGCTGTTGGGATGCAAACCCTGAAGTTCGCCCACCATTCACCGAGATCGTCTGCATGCTTGAGAACGCCGAGATGGAGGTTGTGAGCCATGTCCGTAAAGCACGCTTCCGCTGCTGCGTTGCTGAACCCATGACCACCGACTGA